The Janthinobacterium tructae genome contains the following window.
CGTCACCAACACGACGACGGCCGCCGTGCCCGGCGAGCGGGCCGGCATGGCGTCCAGCATCGACATCAGCGCGCGCATGGTCAGCCTGTCGGTGAATATCGCGCTGATGGGCTTTATCCTCGTCGAAGCCATCCAGTCCGCCTTGCGCCAGCATGTGCCTGCCGGGATTGATGCGGCGGCGCTGCGCGCCATGGCGGAAGGCTTGTCGGCAGGCAAGGGTGCCGGCGCGCTGCCGGCCGGCGTGGCGAAGCTGGCGCTGGCACAGGGATTTGGCGCCGTGATGCTGTATGGCGGCGTAGCCGCCTGCCTGTTCGCCGTGGCCAGCTGGCTGGTGTTTGGCGCCGGGCGGGCGCGGCAGACAGCCGGGCAGCCGATGCGCTGAAATCCGGGAGCAGGGGAGGCTATAATCTGGGCACGTTGGCAAGTGTTGCTCAACGTCATTATGAGGCCGCCCATGCACAAACTGATTTCCGAACTCACCCGCCTGTACCTGTTCGAGGAACAGCAGCACTACGTCGATGCGCAGGGTGGCGTGCAGCCTTTGATGCCGGCCGTGCTGGCGCGCCATCTGTCGGGCGAGCAGACGGTGGCCGTACAACTCGTGACCAGTAGCGGCCTGACGCGCGCGCTGGTGCTGGAGTTTGGCGGCAAGGGCGGCGGCGAAGCGCACTGGAGCGCGCTGTGCACGATCGCCAATGCCGTGCAGCATGAGCTGGACATGCCGGCGCCCGCCGTCAGCATCTCGGGCACGGCGTTCCAGCTGTGGCTGTCGCTGGCCACGCCCGTGCCCGTCGCCCAGGCGCGCCAGTTCGTGCAGTTACTGCGTTCGACCTTTTTGCCCGCTTCGACCGACATCCTCGCCAGCGCGCCGCCAGACTACGTGGAGCAGGTGGCGCTGCCGCCATGCTTGCAGCCGTCGGGCAAGTGGGCCGCCTTCATCCACCCCAGCATGGGCGCCGCCTTCGTCGACGAACCTGGCCTGGACATGCCGCCGCCGCCAGCCGCCCAGCTGGGCTTCCTGGAAAGCTTGCGCAGCATCAACCCGGCGCAGTTCGCGCAGGCGCTGGCGAAATTGCAGGGACATGCGGGGCTGGCTGTCGCCGTGCCCGCTCCCGTCGCCGCCGCATTGCCAGTGGCAACGTCCGTCAGTGCGCCGGGCTTGCTGCTGCAGGACGCCACGCTGGAAGACATTGTGCGCTGGCTGCATGCGCGCAATATCGAGCCGACTTTGCGGCACCGCCTTAGCGATTGAACTGGCCGCTTGAGTCCGCAGCCAGGAGCGGCCAGTCGTGAATACTCAATTGTGCTAACCGGGGGACCAGGCGTGAAATCAATAGTTGAACTGTCTGTGGGATGGAGGCGTTTTTGCCGTGTGCTGTGCCTCGGATTGACCTGTGTGTCAACGCATTCTTCCCTGCATGCGCAAGTCGCAGTTGGCCGGCCAATCGAGAATTTCATTTCCCCACCTCGCTTGTTCCCCTCGGAAGGAGCGTTGCGGGCGGCATATGAGCCTTTGCCGGCATTCGACCGCATATCAGGCAAGGTGATGGGGGAAATACGGGCGGATTTGTCGCCTTGTCCCCCTCGGCAAGGCGAAACCGCGTGTGGCATCCCCATTCTCTGGTACCTCAGTATGCGAGATGGACGCCGCCTTGCATTGAATACCGATGAAGTCAGCTATGAGCAGGCTGCGCTGATATCCTATGAAACTGCTGTATTAAAGGGCGGCTGGGCATGGTCGAATGTGGAATTTCAAGGTGGGAATTTTTGGATAAGAACGAAAATCGAGGATGTCACCAGTTTTGAAAAGCTCGCCTACGCAATTCATGAATTTGAAGTGTGGTGCAGTCGCCCGGGCGCGTGTGAGCCAGTTGCTACGGCCATGCAGAAAGAATTGAACCGCATGATGGCTGGTCAGTTTCAATTGCGTAGTTGTGGTAATCAAACTTATGCAATTGATGGCCTCGTCAAGCAAGGCGGCCGCCGGTACTACAAGGTTAGCCGTACGGAAGTGGAAGAAGGTACAGCCCAGCCCAAGCTGCCCATGACTGGCTATATTCCCACGCGGCGTAAGAATGGCACACATGTCGGCATGTTCTGGTCCAGGGGCTGCTGACTTTAGGGGGGAGTGCACGTTCGGCCAGAAGCACACGGTTTCATGAGTGTGACAATGTAAGCCTTTTTCTTACTGGCAATTTGTTATTCTCTACGGCTGCTCTCGACCAATGCCGGCAATGCAAAGTCAGGCCGAGCAACGCGTTAAGTCCAATGAAAATCCCCGTTGGGATCAGGCTTTTTCCAAGGACCAAGGAAGAACATGGGAAACGAACTGGACTATGGATTTTGTGCGCGCCACACAGGAAATGGCAGCCATTCAGCGTTGAAGACTGAGGTTGCCAGCGGCGGCAACCTCAGTCATTGAAGCGAAACTTGAGTAACTAAAATCAATGATAAAAATTATGGAATATGAAATACGACTTCAGTTGGGACAGAAAATTTCCCGCATGTCTCTATTTTTTTCTCATTAATTTTCTTTGGCTGCGCCTTTGCTCCTGAAGTTGTACCTGCTCATGTAAGGTTTTTTTCCTTGGCGCTATCGGCATTATTTTCTTGCGTAGGGGGCAATAAATCTGCCTTGATTTCACCGGCAAAGAGCTTGCAATGGAAGTTCATGCCATCGATACCACGAGCCTTGTTTCTCGCTTTTTTTCAGTTGCTAGCATTGTCGACTGTGATGATGTTCCTGGATGTTTAAATTGCCACGAGTTAACTAGACACTGCTGAACTGCTCATAAACTATGACTGAGCGGCAGTTGCAAACAGTCGGCAAAGCATGCAATGGGGCATAGCCTGTCAACGACGGCAACCGGCCAGGAGCAGACGAAAGCGGTACGGAGCAAAACGATGGAGCAGACGCAACGGAGAGTCTCAGCATGGATCACATGACGGGCAAGTTTTATGCAAGCTACGTGCAACATGGCACGGTCGATTCAGAGGCGTCGCACAGCGCTATCTCTAAATATTTTCAAGCTGCTTTTAAAGAAGGCGACAAGGTACTGGATGTCGGATCGGGCTCAGGCCGAGACTTGGCGGTTTTAATAAAAAATGGCGTTGACGCCTATGGCATCGAACCCAATGACTCGATGCGAACATACTCTCTGACTAAACATCCCGAGCTGGCGGGGCGCGTGAAGCCTGGTCTGCTACCTATTACTCGCGTGCCATTCGGCGGACGTTTCGATGGCGTGCTGTGTAGCGCAGTGTTGATGCATATTCACGAGGACTGTTTTGTAGAGTCGTGGAAATCCATTCTGCAGGTGCTCAAGCCGACCGCGAAGGTACTATTCTCATTACCTTCGATGCACTCTGGTTTGCTTCGAGATCGTCGTGATCGAGATGACCGTTTTTTTGAAAATCATCGCACTGACGTTGTCGGCTCTATTCTGAGATCTCTCGGTTTTAGTGAAATAGACCTGGGCGTAGAAGCCACTTCCGTGTATCCCGACATAACTTGGACCATTTATCTCTTCGAGTCCACGGCACCTGGTCCTGGTGGCATGCGCCACACCACCTGACTCCCATGACCAATGTCGCTTTTGGAGCATAAGCTGCCAACGACGGCAGCCAGTAGTGGACATTCGCGGTCGCGTGACAATGTGTGATTTTTTTTGCGTGGCAATCCGCTATTCTCTGGGGCCGCTTTCGTCCAGAAGCAGGACTTTCAGACGCTTATTTCTTCAGGGTTTTAAATGCGAATTAGATTTATCGGCGCCAGTGACGATCATGTAACAGGCTCATGCACACACTTTTCTTACGACCGCAAAGAAGTGCAATTCTTGGTTGACTGTGGTTTGCATCAGGGCGAAAACCATGCACTTTTCAAAAACCGGCAAAAATTTCCTTTCGATGCCGCCGACATCAAATTTGTGCTTCTGACGCATGCGCACATCGATCACTGCGGGCTCATTCCCAAACTTTATCGCGATGGTTTTCAAGGCGTCGTTTTTTGCACAACGGCCACGGCGCAGCTTGCACGGCTGTCACTGCTCGACAGTGTCCGTTTCTCTTCGGGCCTTTAC
Protein-coding sequences here:
- a CDS encoding class I SAM-dependent methyltransferase, which codes for MDHMTGKFYASYVQHGTVDSEASHSAISKYFQAAFKEGDKVLDVGSGSGRDLAVLIKNGVDAYGIEPNDSMRTYSLTKHPELAGRVKPGLLPITRVPFGGRFDGVLCSAVLMHIHEDCFVESWKSILQVLKPTAKVLFSLPSMHSGLLRDRRDRDDRFFENHRTDVVGSILRSLGFSEIDLGVEATSVYPDITWTIYLFESTAPGPGGMRHTT
- a CDS encoding TOTE conflict system archaeo-eukaryotic primase domain-containing protein gives rise to the protein MHKLISELTRLYLFEEQQHYVDAQGGVQPLMPAVLARHLSGEQTVAVQLVTSSGLTRALVLEFGGKGGGEAHWSALCTIANAVQHELDMPAPAVSISGTAFQLWLSLATPVPVAQARQFVQLLRSTFLPASTDILASAPPDYVEQVALPPCLQPSGKWAAFIHPSMGAAFVDEPGLDMPPPPAAQLGFLESLRSINPAQFAQALAKLQGHAGLAVAVPAPVAAALPVATSVSAPGLLLQDATLEDIVRWLHARNIEPTLRHRLSD